From the genome of Rhizobacter sp. AJA081-3:
GCGCCTGCCCTGGGTCCGCCTGGCGCTGCTGTGCGCGGCGATGGCGGCGGCCGGCAGCGTGACGGCCTGGTGGTCGGGCCGCGCCGCCGGCTCGAAGCAGGCCGCGCTGGCGGTGAAGGAAGACTGGTGATACGCCGCCGCGCGCTGATGCTGGCGCTGGCCGCATCGCCCTGGGCGGCGCTCGCGTCGGCCGCGCCCGGCGTGCAGCGCGGCCGCGTGCTGGCTTTCCCGCGCGACCACGGCGCCCACCCCGACACGCGCACCGAGTGGTGGTACGCCACCGGCTGGCTGGCCGCGCCCGGCGAAGCCGAGCCGCGCTTCGGTTTCCAGGTCACCTTCTTTCGCTCGCGCACCGACGTGGCGGTCGGCCACCCGAGCCGCTTCGCCGCGAGCCAGCTCATCTTCGCCCACGCGGCGCTGACCGACCTCGGTGAGCGCCGGCTGCGCCACGACCAGCGCATCGCGCGCGCCGGCTTCGAGATCGCCGGCGCCGCAGAGGACGACACGCGCGTTGTGCTGCGCGGCTGGCGCTTCGAGCGCCTCGGCGCGGCCGGGGCCAGCGTCTACCGAGCCCGCCTGGCCAGCGACAGCGCCGGCTACGCCATCGATCTGGAGCTCGCCGCCACGCAGCCGCTGCTGCTGCAGGGCGATGCCGGCTTCTCGCGCAAGGGCCCGCGGCCGGAGCAGGCGAGCCACTACTACAGCCAGCCG
Proteins encoded in this window:
- a CDS encoding carotenoid 1,2-hydratase; the encoded protein is MRRRALMLALAASPWAALASAAPGVQRGRVLAFPRDHGAHPDTRTEWWYATGWLAAPGEAEPRFGFQVTFFRSRTDVAVGHPSRFAASQLIFAHAALTDLGERRLRHDQRIARAGFEIAGAAEDDTRVVLRGWRFERLGAAGASVYRARLASDSAGYAIDLELAATQPLLLQGDAGFSRKGPRPEQASHYYSQPQLAVTGTLTRDGRAQPVQGRAWLDHEWSESLLDADAVGWDWIGMNLLDGSALTAFRLRRADGGVLWAGGSLRRPGSAVRAFANDEVRFSAGERWTSAASRASYPVDWRIETPAGTHRVRALLADQELDSRGSTGAIYWEGLSEMLDESGRRVGLGYLEMTGYAARLRL